GTAAGGATAAATTTACGAATTGGTGTAAACATGTTACATTGGGTGTATCAGAGAAAGTTTTTTGTCCATATATTTAAGCGtaattaaatgcattattttgtgattcatgcgggttaaaAGGTACTAGCTATCATTgtagaaaaatatatgtttgaagaaatttaagtaaatgtatattttttctgcaatgcttgCTTTCTTCATAGTCCATGTTTATAACCAGAGAAAgcatattttctttacatttacatatatctttgAATCCCTCCTTATCCATTAAAAATGAGTTAAAAATTATTGTCTATCAGATCGTTACACAAGAGGTCCGTGGCACTTGATATAAAGACGATATTGAATTAGCTAAATgaattaaagcattttttttttcaattaaaggaTTGCGTTAAATAATACGCCGAAATCGTTTAACAGGATCGCATAGATTTCAGTCTTATCAGTTTATAGCTGTATGAATTGCAATCAATTTTCCTAAGAAatagattgaaaatacattgtggATGTTAATAAACCggtaaatatataaaagtacatgtaacaaaattcTCCCCAGTTGTACATTGCGCAAATCAATGGTAGAAACAATATGCGTGATATCAAAGATATTTATATAGCAAGCTAAGAATAAAGATTGCCAACGAAACGttaaaaactaatattatttTTCCCAGTTAGAAGTTAGACGTTATGTTGCGATGGTGCTATTTGGGTTTTCTGACACATTGGTTAGAAAAGATTGTTTTCagtaaagagaaaaaaaaagtaaagaaaaaataacattaactCAATTTATTCAGGCCATTTTGCAGAGAAAACCATTGCCAGTTTTAAAATGCTGTTAAATAGATATGCATGATTTTGAcgttaaaacacaaaaaatctgACATCATGATAAAATAGACTGGATTGCAGCGTCAAAATGAAGAGTTTATAGCCAAGCTAGactattaattttaatatcatCTGATTTCTCGTGTTTTCATCGGTAAGAATCACTCAAAacatgattttatgaattttatgtcATAAGACCCCTTTTCTCATACACTGgctcatatcatttcctaccttatatgtaaaaaacacaaaattctaccgtctggtttttagtgggggccatctcaaaatattaaaatgcaccaaattttgctatatatttggatcatcacgaatgatgattggtacaatggattcattccaaaaatgagaaaaatgtcctcgaggatagcatcattctgtatataaaatttcaacagcgtacaatttttactttttcttttatgttatttcttataacgtactcctacaaagcttcattttatcataacgtcataaaagcgcaatggcaatgctcccctaccgcacaacgtaaaaatcgtgttaaaaataaaaatttcctttaacaatctaaatatttttatctgtattttgtttattgtgttcaattttataaatgatatcgaaaaaaattcataaaaattataaatcaactgtattatattagaatgcgcaaaaacatgcgcaatgcaaactaaagtcggcctcaaTAAGTCTCGGATGTTTTTATTCCattgtccattatttaaaaGGGGCCCTTAGAGATGGTCACAGTATCTCAATGATGTTTAgtcttaaggtggctctataaaCCCACAGTTTATTCTAATTATTAATTTAGGAAACCACCAAACATATatctatcaaatattaaaatgatgatattgatactataattataaattttaaagaatttttaaatgttttatcatgttttttgtaaaaaaaaaaaatcaaaaagttaactattaacaaactgaaaatgttaaattttaaattttttataattttgcttaAATGTTCTTGGATCAAAAGAGTGGTGCAAGGGGGACAATCATGGTTGAGCATTTTTAAAGCTGTCTTTGGTGACATAGGGGTTTGTTTTTTAGAGTTTggagataattttattaaaaaacttaCAGAACAATGCAATAATATATTTTGGAGAGATGCTTTTGATGCTTGGCTTAATGTTACACTCTAACCAAATTTCTGAAtctaacaataatataatattttctccAATATGGCATAACTCAAACATTAAAGTAGAGAAGAAGTCTATGTTTTATAAAGAATGGTACAAAAAAGGTGTGAAAATTGTTAAAGACCTTTTACATAATGATGggtcatttttatcaaaatctgattttgaaaaaagatttaatttgaacaaagtatgttttatgcaatatatataACAGCATAATTAGTGCTGTTCGAAAGTTTGTTAAAGActcaaatttttcaaaggaGAACTATGTCAATATTGTTGGTCCTTTTCTACCCTTTTACTATGTTGAATTACTTTTGTACAAGAAATGCACTAAacctatttataatttaattgtaaCGTTTCAACCTCTTTTAGAGTTTGTTACAATGAATACTTTTGTgggtctctttttttttaaattctaccCAGACAAAATACAAAATCAGGATTCAAATTTATAACATTAATTAAGAGTTCAATATAAAgcaacaacaaataaaaatcaaagatgaTAAATTATGGGTCACCTCGATATATATAAAGGTATACAGGTCTATGGGGCACTCGGATATATAATATAAAGGAGTACTGGTCTTTACGGGTCACCCAAAGGTATGAatttacaaaatcaataaataactGGGAGTTGGGCAAATGGCATCAAATTCAAGCTATATACATAATAATGATGAAATGGGTTTATAACAGATAGTAAGTAATATTTACCTTTCTGTTTGGATCCTGATTTTCCATAATCTTTGGGTCAATAATGGGTCTTGAAAATCTAGGGTTAATCTGGGTAGGACCGTTGGGGATGGACAGGGGGTGAAAAGTGACGGTTACGTCTAAAACGGCCGTATATAAAGGTTTTGGTCTCTAGGGCCGAATATGACCACGCGCGAATCGAGCGGTACCGCACGATTTAGCGCCATGTTTGAGAATACATTGACGTTCGGCCAGGGAATAGAAATTATCGTAAAAGGAGTATTATGACTTGACGGATGTAAGATAAATCATGGAAAGGACTTGTTAATGATGCCATAGTAAATAAAGGTAAGGGGAAGGATTATAAGCTAAAACATATACTTGTGTGGGTGATCTAGTTTCGTAATAGAGGAAATTCAGGTTACCACACTTGTATCGTCGGAGGTCCTTAATTCGTTACGGTCCTTGAGTCGTGTCCCTTTTGTTTTCTTCGCGTATATCTCGAGATTAGGTTCTAGGCTAGGCATTccgtgaaaaaaaatttactacGATATGTGACATCACTTCTTACTACACAGCAGCCGATAATGCGATCAAAAAaggtaacattttttatttcaaattttattttcaactatTGCTGAGATTTCTTATTCCCAAATAAAGTTACAGATGAAAATGGCCAAATACTCGTCTAAACctaaaatttaagaatataaCAGCGGTTGTCTCTTTTCTTGACATCTAGTCAATGAAATTCATGTGATCTGATTTAAATATTCAAGGCTAAACAAGGATAATTTTAAGTTACGAGAAGTAAAGTTCCTTATAGCATTTGAAGTTTGTTTTGTGTTATTGTTAGGTTAATCCCGTTTCCAAAAAGAAACAATAACAGAATGTATTCCCCAACAAATTTCACAAATGCATACAAAATGGTTAAAGAAcatgaaaatttcaatgaaaaaggCATGAATGATATTTAATGTGCCAAATGCTAATCTCAGAAATACAGTTTTGCATAAAGTTGACCCTGAGActtcagggtttttttaaagCGTCCGGTGTTATTGTGTTACGGTTTATTgttcaatttgttataaaatatttataatctaTTTTCATAATTTGCTATATTGTGCAATTCGTTATTGTTAGCACTATTTTCCATTATTAACTAATGTTCAGATTGTTTTGGCCCCATAGTTTTGTTTATATTCGACGTCACGACTCTAGGACCAGTTTTCAAAATGGCCGTGTCCGCTTCATTGGTGCTTAGAATGCTCACttatttgtttatcaaataaaaaataatgaatacagTGTAAAGTTTTACGAAGAAATAGATGTACTTTAGATATGCTATTAATAATTTAGtgtcaaaattttcattaagtGATTAAAGTGGAAGACATTCTTAGGGTAACGACTCATGGACCTCCGAGGATATACAATGATTTATGGTACATGATGGTGATATTCCCGATGAATACATAAATCGATAACAATATAGATGACAAATCATGTACAACATATAATATGGAATTTATTAGAACACAGGTGGGGGTATATACGTAACATAATCAATACAAATGTCCAATGTATTATTCCAAACTCAATCATTCGATGGAATTCAAATATTGTCATGAGAGGCTACTCCGAACTAATTTTACAggatattttcaaagtatgttTCAAAGTTACAACAGATACTACTGTACAGTGGCTACAATATAGAACTCTACATAGAATTCTTCCTGTAAAATCGTatctaaaaaagataaaaatagttgataatgatacatgttctttttttaataatgaagtAGAAACTATTGAACATGTTTTCACATCCTGTTCCTTTGTTTTAGATTTATGGAGTAGTTTAAGTATGCATATATATTATGCTGTTTCAAAAAGAATTGGCTTTAATGAGTATAACATATTATTTGGAGAGACTCCTCCTTCTAATTCTAACTTAGTCATCAACTTTTTGATCctgtatacaaaacaatatatttttcaatgccTGTACAACAAAAAAAGTTCCAATATTTGCAGGTCTACTATGTCacttaaaccttagatatgaaattgaaaaatgtgttGCTATCAGAAACTCTTCTTATGATAAACATAATCTGATAATGATAGATGGTTTGaatggaaaaatctttttcttaatatttaacTTCAAGAGCTTTATTCTTTTCAGTTTATGCAAAATTGTATCAACTTGAATAGTTTTCTAGATTTATGGCATaagaaatttgaatgaaaatcattacaAAGAATGATTGCATGGTCACATTTTAGatatacttctttttttttactgtctGAGTAAAATCACTTCTTgctaaattctttgttttcatccttcaaattttgaatttctctccttaattttttaatcatttcaagCTCCTGTTTCTCACGAGAAAGTTGCTCAATCGTTTTTTCTAGCTCCTCCTTAACTTGCCAATCCTGACTACTACAACCATCAGCAGGAGTTAAGCTGTCAGTTCGAATTCTTTTACATGGAGCTTGAGATGTTCCTGAAATATCTGTGTTTGTGCCAGGGCTAGGGGATTCCTTAACCACACTCATTCCTTTCAGTCTGAAATGTTTTTTCAGAggcttaatacatgtaactcaaATTCTTTAGCCGTATGTTTTTATTAAAGTAAAGTTTACGGCTTCTGTTTCttaacatttttagctcaccttagCTAATAGCTCAttagtgagcttttctgatcccTTTTTGTCCAGTTTTAGTCCGTCCATtcatccatctgtctgtccatccataaaatttttatatttttaacttcttctccaaaaccactatggcaatttcaaccaaacttgccCCAAAGAGTTTGCAGACTGACAGAAAGATGGACGGACAGATGGATGCTGTACAAAAAGTGATTAGAAAATCtgacttgagctttcagctcaggtgagctaaaaaccctgtaaaataaataactgaAGTAATTATAGCTTTTGACGTCACATCTAAAATAAAGGTCAGCTGGTGTAGTGTAACAATGAAAATCTGAGTTATCTCCTTGTAGCTGCAAACCTCACGAAAACCAAATaaacaatcatttcattataattcTATTTGTATAGGCATTCATATTctgtgaaataaataaatagaaattacaACAACAATCAACcttcattaaataaaaactcACCCCATTTTGTCATCAATTTCATCACTGGCAGATTCAAAAGTAAGATCTCCTCCTGAAAAtcagatttatttaaaatacagttCAGTTCATTTTCAACAATACTCTATTTaacaaagtaaaaataaagaaaacattcatgAGTTCTTTActttaatgaaataatgatACTCTTAGCCTTTATAGTTATATAATAATacaagtttaattttattgtatatcGGTAATAAAACATCATATTGAAAACATAAAGGCCTATTTAAATGCACAAAAAGACTATATAAATTTCGCTGAGGGGGGAGAGGGCACCATAGGATAAGGGGAACTAACTTGTATAGGCCCAACCCAAGAAACAGGGGGTCATGCAGCCTTTAGTCAATAGTCTTAAGTTGACCTCTAAGTTGAATATGCATAGAGCTATAACTCGAAGGCAGGTTTTacacaatttattgattaagTGATTTGAACTATAACTATAAATTATCAACAATTATCAAATAGAAcaggataaaaataattatttcttaaaatgccAATTTGTTTATGATGTTGCTTAGTCTACTGACAGACTGGTGGACAGTCAACTACATAGTCAGTATGAAGAAATAAGCAACATAACGTGGTGGCCAAAAGTGTCTGACTGACTTGAATAAATTTCAAACTCGCTGGTATTTATAATTcaaaagataattaataaaattcagGTATATAGTACTCATGATAATAACTCAAAAGCTAGGACAACTCAGAACAATTACATTGACTTTTTGGGGATAATTAACATTAAGCAGACTGACCCTTGCTAATTCATTGTCATCTTGCATGATCGAGTTAGCTCTAAAACACATGTTACTCAAAATGACACACCATGACATAAATATAACACATCCAATTTTGCGTGTACTGACAAACCTGTAGCAGCTTCATTTTGTAcatcttttttatctttcatctGCATTCTCATACATTTATCCTTAGGCCGTTGAGATGTTGATAATGTATACATTCCCAACTTCATGTCATTAAACAGTAGTGTAATTTGCTCCCAAGCTTTCTCTAAATCTTTTCTGTGACCAATATATTTCCCATTGACGAAATCTCTCCTATTTCCAATTATTTCTCTTAAAACGTCAGTTTCCTCAGTAGTAAACTTTGCAGGTCTTCTCTGCTTTTGATTCTCCTGGGCCATCTTGTTAGAATCTTTTTGAATTCTAAGGTTTAAATTAAAggtaaattaatgttatatgctaatagctcaagtgagcttttctgatcccTTTTTGTCCATGCAGTTTCAGTCCGTCCATtcatccatctgtctgtccatccataaaatttttatatttttaacttcttctccaaaaccactatggcaatttcaaccaaacttgccCCAAAGAGTTTGCAGACGGACAgaaagacggacggacagatggaTGCTGTACAAAAAGTGATTAGAAAAAAATCtgacttgagctttcagctcaggtgagctaaaatgcagtaaaataaaaaaactgaaGTAATTATAGCTCTTGACGAAAATAAAGGTCAGCTGGTGTAATGTAACAATGAAAATCTGAGTTATCTCCTTGTAGCCGCAAACCTCACCAAAACCCAATAAACAATCATttcattagggtcttccgtttccaacggaagaccctcttgttattctattgtttctttttattattaaggtcttccgtttccaacggaagaccttcttgttattgctttgtttctgtttcccctattattattctttttttttcttacgcatttttgtgcacgcgagttcTCGGGAACGGCTTggctgattttaatgaaactttcagaactaacagatattgatctgaaccttattggaaattttttacattgatgacgtcatttccgttttagagatattgacgtttttatgatttttagagggtcggcttgtccggtGTTTTTCTCCTAAACGAAAACagatatttgattcaaattttcagggtttgtaGACCTATGTTTGTGGATATGACAGAAGCATTTTCATTGTTCTGTGACGAAAAACACCGAAGCTCGTCTGCGcttaaaaattgagataaaaagcgtcatgatttttttgtgcttttctttgaatatcttttttctcaaaagtattttgttaagatttatagaacaaaaaaacttcaaaaagtCAAGATCTTCCATTTGACATTagggaaaaggggctggccctttaaattaagggccgaaagggctctaaagtattataattatatctttttaatgtgaaatattttgttatactttatagaagcaattatgttcatcgtaacgttatgtacctatacatgacagttgtttactcctttgttacgtatttagggattttaaggggccagcagtccgaaattttgatcttatatatctgaaaatggagagaaattttgaaaagcaatgttgaacaaaagatgctccaaATAATGTCGTTAACAATTTGCAACCATAATTTTTTGTGATCCGGTCCCGAAAAGGAGTTATAGGGTCGGCCCTTAAAACGATCTCTTCCAGacatctcgagaacggtacataattctacatacttgttgaacaaaatgtgtttaaaatgacaagagctttctttttatatcacgaaaaaggggctggctattCAAATTAGGAGCCGATAGagttctaaagtcttttaatcataacctttaattgtgaaatattttgtaatacattacggaagcaattatgttaatcgaaatgttatgtacctatacatgaaaattgtttactcctatgttatgtaataagggattttaaggggtcaaaagtccgaACTTATCATCAAcgtcccaaaattaaaaaaaagcaattttaaggagcaatattgaacaaaatacgctaaaaaatgtgattaacaatttgcaaccaaaacttgtttgttatcAGTTCCCACGATCTCTTCCAGATAAATCAAGAACGGTTACAAAtaactttttacacaaaatgtatcgaaatcaaaagacctcttatttgatatgaaataaaatttggctggtccctaaattggggatccaacggggtgtataatccttcatccattgctcttttagatcacatctgcatttcctgatatgtttcgttgatgaacaTAAAAGGCAaagtcatttcctcttctaaaaatcggacggaagacctcctcgttgctcgcaacgagatcgtgtctagttattattattattctttttctttatttttctgacttttttaaagcttaatatctcaaaaagttttcaacggatttacatgaaactttcagggattatgacaCATCACTGTCCCTAAaagatgttaattttttaagtacaaCGTCACTttcgtttttacgttacgtcaatttttaaattttaaaaaagtgattttgtccagggcgtttttcaaaaacgcttaaagataaagacttggaattttctgtgttgaagcattgatcgtttttatttggacataaggctggaatttagtttccgacacttccggtccaaaccggaagtgttttaaaattttcgaatttcgaatttttcgtttaaatttcaaatgtttatgaggtttgtagagttggtcatactgaatacgaaactgaaatccgtttgaaaatcggaagaTGCATTatagagatatcggggtttaaaaattgatttttccggaaattttctttccgcgtccttggtttaaaaaatagcgtaatgttcaaagtaaaattaactcgtaccaaaaataattgctaagtcgtacttaaacacattcggatttttttgttaagtcgttcttaaaatcggaaagatttttgttaagtcgtacttaaaatcattcgtattttattaagtcgtaccaggaataattcgatttttttcatctttttattatagttactcttgttattggtttaagagctctgcttctgacaggaacttccagctttacttccgacattaacggaagacccactcgttgctttgcaacgagctttgctctagttattattattattctttttctttatttttctgacttttttaaagcttaatatctcacaaagttttcaacggattgacatgaaactttcagggattatgtagcATTATTGTCcctaaaagatgttaaattttcaactacaacgtcacttccgttttaacgttacgtcaatttttaaattttaaaaaagtgattttgtccagggcgtttttcaaaaacgcttcaagatagagacttggaattttctgtgttgaagcattgatcgtttttatttggacataaggctggaatttagtttccgtcacttccggtccaaaccggaagtgttttaaaattttcgaattttcgaatttttcgttttaatttcaaatgtttacgaggtttgtagagttggtcatgctgaatacgaaactgaaatccgtttgaaaatcggacgatgcattacagagatatcggggttttaaaattgatttttccggaaattttgtttccgcgtccttggtttgaaaaatagcgtaatgttaatagtaaaattaactcgtaccaaaaataattgttaagtcgtacttaaacacattcggattttttttgttaagttgttcttaaaatcaagaaggtttttgttaagtcgtacttaaaatcattcggattttgttaagtcgtaccaggaattattcgattttttcatctttttattttagttactcttgttattggtttaagagctctgcttcttacaggaacttcaagctttacttccgacattaacgggagacccactcgttgctttgcaacgagctttgctctagttataaTTCTATTTGTATAGGCATTCATATTctgtgaaataaataaatagaaattacaACAACAATCAACcttcattaaataaaaactcACCCCATTTTTGAGGAGGAGtcattttccaaataaaaatatCCCTCCACAATGTCATCTCTTTCAGCACTGGCAGATTTATCTCCTGAAAAtcagatatatttaaaatacagttCAGTTCATTTTCAACAATACGCTATTTaacaaagtaaaaataaagaaaacattcatgAGTTCTTTActttaatgaaataatgatACTCTTAGCCTTTATAGTTATATAATAATacaagtttaattttattgtatatcGGTAATAAAACATCATATTGAAAACATAAAGGCCTatgtatacaatatttaaatgcacAAAAAGACTATATAAATGTCGCTGAGGGGGGAGAGGGCACCATAGGATAAGGGGAACTAACTTGTATAGGCCCAACCCAAGAAACGGGGGGTCATGCAGCCTTTAGTCAAAAGTCTTAAGTTGACCTCTAAGTTGAATATGCATAGAGCTATAACTCGAAGGCAGGTTTTacacaatttattgattaagTGATTTGAACTATAACTATAAATTATCAACAATTATCAAATAGaacaggataaaaaaaattatttcttaaaatgccAAATGAGTCAGATTTAAATTTAGCTAGATGTTGCTTGGTCTATACTGACAGACTGATGGACAGTCAACTAGATAGTCAGTATGAAGACATAAGCAACATAAGGtcatacctgttaacctttcaaAGCTGCTATGTGGGAGAATCTCCCCCTTACCAACTTGGCTAAGGGGAAGATTTTGCGTAAACGACGTTTTCTCAcctgaaatgcaaatatatattaaaaatactgttagataccttattttaccattgtaattaatgcatttgtaatcattttaaattttattatttctatgactACCAGTGGCAATTACAACTTGTGTTGCTGTACATGTtcagaaaactattattttgtttgcatggtACAATACAAGAAGTCAATAGTGccactttttacattttaagtcttcttattgttcagtattgaaccatcactgcatgctgacatctagggtaaacatagaaaatttattttgcatattttgaatttgcagtaaaacccagttaagaaaataccagtaaataatattcattaaatttatttttgcctttatcacaaaacaacatgtatatatctccagtatcatttaaaacatgatcTCTGTTGTAATATCTATATCATCTCTGTAATtcatagtaccggtactataaactttaaaaactcttgtgaaatgcttttttatcggtagcttgtataaacactcaGTGTTCCAAACTCACTTTCATTTTTACCGACCGTGCTGGCCAGACAGAATTAGTCACGACTCACTGCACGTGGCTTGGGTGCTTTACCTGTGCACCTGTTAAGTGACACCACTGGctgtgtattgttttctttggtgttacagagtaaaatcaagatgttttcagctttcacttatttttttataaggC
This portion of the Magallana gigas chromosome 7, xbMagGiga1.1, whole genome shotgun sequence genome encodes:
- the LOC105336422 gene encoding uncharacterized protein isoform X2, translated to MAQENKKQRPANFTTEETDALREIVGNRRDFVNGIYIGDKKYLEKAWAQITLILFNTMKLGTYTLPTPQRLKDKWMRMQLKDKKDVQNEAATGDKSASAERDDIVEGYFYLENDSSSKMGIQKDSNKMAQENQKQRRPAKFTTEETDVLREIIGNRRDFVNGKYIGHRKDLEKAWEQITLLFNDMKLGMYTLSTSQRPKDKCMRMQMKDKKDVQNEAATGGDLTFESASDEIDDKMGLKGMSVVKESPSPGTNTDISGTSQAPCKRIRTDSLTPADGCSSQDWQVKEELEKTIEQLSREKQELEMIKKLRREIQNLKDENKEFSKK
- the LOC105336422 gene encoding uncharacterized protein isoform X1, coding for MAQENKKQRPANFTTEETDALREIVGNRRDFVNGIYIGDKKYLEKAWAQITLILFNTMKLGTYTLPTPQRLKDKWMRMQLKDKKDVQNEAATGEKTSFTQNLPLSQVGKGEILPHSSFERLTGDKSASAERDDIVEGYFYLENDSSSKMGIQKDSNKMAQENQKQRRPAKFTTEETDVLREIIGNRRDFVNGKYIGHRKDLEKAWEQITLLFNDMKLGMYTLSTSQRPKDKCMRMQMKDKKDVQNEAATGGDLTFESASDEIDDKMGLKGMSVVKESPSPGTNTDISGTSQAPCKRIRTDSLTPADGCSSQDWQVKEELEKTIEQLSREKQELEMIKKLRREIQNLKDENKEFSKK